A region of the Streptomyces durocortorensis genome:
CGCGGTGATCAGCTTGTTGAACTGCCGAGGGCTCAGCCCGGTGAACGGGCCTATCCACGAGGGCTCCGACGCCGCGATCACACCAGCCACGGCAAGATCATCTCACCTCTAGCCAACAGTTACGGGACAACCTCTAGGGCGCGATCGGCGCCTACAAGCTGGATCAAGTTTCCACTTTCCTCTTCTTATCGAAAATAGGAAACATCCAACTCGCCGGCTACGCCCGTGGGATGCTTCATTCGACAAAGGGCTGGCCATACTCCCGCCCCAATCGCATAGGCGTGCATCCGAAGAGCAAAAGAGCCTCACAGTCGCACCCTTCGCAGTCTCATCGGCTCGTCACTGACGACATACCACGCAACAGAGGAACTTGGAATCATGAAAAGGGATATCCTCGATTTTGGTAGCGAGCTCCGCCGGAGGCGTAGCGAGAAGAAAATCACCCTGGACACACTCTCTAAACAGGTGTTCTGCAGCCAAAGCCATCTCAGCAAGGTGGAGACAGGGAAGACTAAAGCAAACCTTCGACTAGGCAGGCTTTGCGACAATGCGCTGGAAGCAAACGGTGAACTGGCAGCGCTCATTGAGGAGGATGAACCAATGGGAAAGCGCCCCGCCGACACCACCTCGATTTTCGGCCTTCCTGCTCCGCCCTCTCATTTCGTAGGGCGCCCGCAGGAGCTGAAAAGTATCGCGGATCATCTCTCTGGCGAGCTCAAAGGCAGCCTGTGCGTAATCAGCGGTATGGCCGGCGTAGGCAAGACCGCCCTGGCGCTCCAGGGGGCCTGGGCATCGTCGGAGTACTTTCCCGACGGATGCTTCTTCCTCGACTTCAGCGAAACGTCGCCCCACAGCACGCGCGAAGTGCTCAGCTCCTTGCTCCAGCTGATCGGTGTCCCTGAAGAGCGGCTTCCTTCCCGGCCCGATGCCCTGGCCAACCTCTGGCGCAGCAGGGCCCGCGACAAGCGCCTGCTGCTCGTACTCGACAACGTGCGCTGTGCGGCGGACGTCGCTCCGCTGCTCTCGTCCGATCCCGGCTGCAAAGTGATCGTCACCAGCCAGAAACGCCTCAGCGCTCTCGACGAAGCGACCCACGTGCCCGTGGGGGTACTGACCGATACGGAGGCCGGGGCGCTGTTCCGTACGGCCGGAGGGGAGCGGGCAGCATGCGCTCCCGAAGCAGCGGGCCGCGCCGTCGTCGAGTACTGCGGCCGACTGCCACTCGCCGTCCGAATCGTCGCCGCCCGGCTCCGCAGCGGATCGATGCGGAGCGTGGCCGAGCTCGAAGTGCGGCTGTCGCACGAGGCTCACAGGCTTGAGCTGCTCGATGACGGGGACCGCAGCGTGGCCGCCGCGCTCACCGTGTCGTGCCACTGTCTGAGCGGGGAGCAGCGTCGGGTTCTCGCGCTGCTGGCATTGCATCCTGGGCCGGGCATCGATCTCCACGATGTGGCGGTCCTGGCAGACATGGACCCGCTTCGCGTGGCGACGCTCGTGGACAGCCTTGCGGACGCCCACCTGGTGACCCACGAGTCGTCGCGCCGTGTGAGCATGCATGGTCTTGTACGGCAGTTCGCCCGGGTCGAACTCCTGGCTCATCTGACGGTGGAGGAGCAGCACGCTGCCCTTCGGCGTCTGCTGGAGCATGGCCTTCGTCTCGCCGTGGCCGCGGACAAGTTGCTCACTCCCCAGCGCTTCCGGCCGCCAGTCGTCCTTGATGACTTCCCCGAGGGAGCATGGGCGTTCAGCGACCGAGCGGCAGGGGTCCTCTGGCTGGAGTCGGAGTGGCGGAGTCTCGTTGCGCTGTGCGAGACAGCCGCCGAACTGGGGCTCCACTCC
Encoded here:
- a CDS encoding tetratricopeptide repeat protein is translated as MKRDILDFGSELRRRRSEKKITLDTLSKQVFCSQSHLSKVETGKTKANLRLGRLCDNALEANGELAALIEEDEPMGKRPADTTSIFGLPAPPSHFVGRPQELKSIADHLSGELKGSLCVISGMAGVGKTALALQGAWASSEYFPDGCFFLDFSETSPHSTREVLSSLLQLIGVPEERLPSRPDALANLWRSRARDKRLLLVLDNVRCAADVAPLLSSDPGCKVIVTSQKRLSALDEATHVPVGVLTDTEAGALFRTAGGERAACAPEAAGRAVVEYCGRLPLAVRIVAARLRSGSMRSVAELEVRLSHEAHRLELLDDGDRSVAAALTVSCHCLSGEQRRVLALLALHPGPGIDLHDVAVLADMDPLRVATLVDSLADAHLVTHESSRRVSMHGLVRQFARVELLAHLTVEEQHAALRRLLEHGLRLAVAADKLLTPQRFRPPVVLDDFPEGAWAFSDRAAGVLWLESEWRSLVALCETAAELGLHSLCWQLAFALRDFFFLTKRWGPWIETHTRAVESARTSGARTWLAISLSNLGVAHSDRGDLTMAVGYFQQALVLYQELGDDDGVVNSVSNLAWAELYLGEYENSMDGLRTALKYYRRTENRRNAAITLRGIALLEAELQLCPSAVEHAQQARAEFHALGLELDAVMSVNCAAWAHFQSGDYRAATAGYKEALALAESCASSYEGARALTGLGIISWARGRHEAATELWSRADALYGGLEPVMLGEARVRLAS